DNA from Borreliella garinii:
ACTTTGCTTGGCATGATTGCAAAGAATTCAAATGCAGATGTAAATGTTATTGCTTTTATTGGGGAAAGAGGTCGAGAGCTTAATGAGTTTATTGAACACGAGCTTGGTGAGGAGCGTTTAAAAAAAAGTGTTTTAGTTGTTTCAACTTCTGATGAATCACCTATATCAAGGTATAAAGGGGCTTATGTTGCTACCATGATAGCAGAATACTTTAGAGATCAAGGTAAAGATGTAGCTTTGCTTTTTGATTCTATTACTAGGTTTGCTAATGCGAAAAGGGAGATGTCTCTTTCTTTAGGAGAGCCTCCGGTATCTAAAGGTTATCCGCCTTCTGTTTTTGTTGAAATTCCAATTTTACTTGAGAGATCAGGGTTTAATGGCAATGGAGGAAGTGTTACTGGATTTTATACTGTTCTTGTCGAGGGAGATGATTTTACAGAGCCTGTAGCCGATAATATTAAGGCTGTTTTAGATGGTCATATTATTTTAGACAGAGATTTATTTGACAGAGGAATTTATCCTTCAATAAATATTCTTAGTTCAACTTCAAGATCTATTAATAGGATAATGAGTTTAGAAAAACAAAAATTAATAATGAAAGCTAGAAATTTATTGTCTATTTATAAAAATTATGAAGATCTTATTAGAACGGGGATTTATATCAAAGGATCCAATAAGGATGTTGATTTTGCAATTTCTAAGTATCCCAAGATTATTGATTTTATTTCTCAAGGAATAAATGAGATATTTGATTTTGAAAATTTAGAAGATGAAATAAGGGAAATATTATCTTGAATGATTTAAACTTTAAAAAACAAAAGCTTAATAGAATATTAACCATTAGAACCTATCATCGAAAGTTAAGTGAGAGAGACTTGATGAATATAAATAAAAAAATTTCAAAAATAAATCAGTTTTCAGATGGAATTCCTAATCTTTTAAAAAGATTGAGCAGTTTGGATGCTCTTTCTATAAGAGGTTATATAGACTATTTAAATTATAAAAAAAAACAAAATTTTAAAATTCTTGAAGAGCTTAAAAAGCATTATAATGAGTGTTATGATATTTATGTGGATAAATATAGGGAAGAAAAAAAGATTAAGATATTAATAAAAACTTTAAATAATTTTATAATTAAAAATAGAGAAAAAAAGGAAAGCTTATTGCTAGATGAGTATGTAAATTATAAAGTTTGTCAAAATCTGAGGATTGAAAGTGAATAATTTTTTATCGTTCTTTTTTAGAGCATTTTTTTTGTTGTTTTTAATTTTTATTTTATTTTTCTTTATATTATTCTTTATTGATTTTCTTGGAATTTATAATACTAAGAGATATTTCCCTGAGTTTGTAAGAACTAAGTTTTTAGGAGAAACTTCTCTAGTCTTTGATCATAATTCCAATATAATTCTTGATGAAGCTAGGCTTGTTAAGGAAAGGGAAGCTATTGATATTAAGAATCAGCAGATTGAAAAGCTTAAAGAAGATCTAAAGTTAAAAGAAGACAGTTTAAATAAGCTTGAATTTGAGCTTAAGCAAAAGCAGAAAGATTTAGATTTAAAACAAAAGGTAATAGATGACATTATAAATAAATATAATGACGAGGAAGCAAATATTTTACAAACAGCTGTATATTTAATGAACATGCCGCCAGAAGATGCTGTTAAGCGACTTGAGGATTTAAATCCTGAGCTTGCAATATCTTATATGCGGAAAATTGAAGAACTTTCTAAAAAAGAAGGCCGGCTATCAATTGTTCCTTATTGGTTATCCCTTATGGATTCTAAAAAAGCTGCTGTATTGATTAGAAAAATGTCTGTTAGTTCATTGGAGTAATGAGTATATGAGTAATTTAGTAAATTTAAGTAAAGCTTATGGTAATAAATTTAATCTCTTAAATACAATTAAAGGATTAAATTTAAATGTTTCTAAAATGGAATCTAGAGAGAATTCTGGTTCTTTTTTAAATATTATATCTTCTGAATCTAAAAGATTAGCTAAAGCAAAATTAATGATATTTGATTTTTTAAATTTTTTTAAAGATAATGGACTTATTGCTAAAAATTCAAAAAAATCGCCTTTAGATAAATCCTTTTTTTTAAAAAAACTTGAGAATGAGGCTTTTGTTTCTGATTTGAAATCCTTGATTGCCAAAATGAATGTTTTTTTAGATTTTGAAGGTTTAAATAGCATTAAAGAAAATTTATCATTTAATTTTGATAATTTTGATTTTCTAAATAAAGGAAAATTTTTTGAAAAAATTGAAAGACTTTGTTTGGCTTTTGATGATTTAAGCTCTTTTTTGGGTTTTGATTTTTTAACTGCCTTGATTGATGATCATTATAATCAGATAAGCTTGAATAATAAAAAGGAAGAAAAAAATGTTATTAATATTGATGTGAAAAACTTTAAGAAGAATAATAGTGATCACAATGATTTTGTTTTTTCAAAGTTTAGCTTAAATACAATTGATGGTCAAAATTTTGCTGGTAGGTATAAAGTTAAAGAAATATCAGACGACTCTTTAAAAGGTTTTGTTGAAGAATTTGCCAATTATAACATAAAAAGCTCTAAAGAGGTTGATAGTTTTGATTTTGTCAGCAGTTTAAAGCCAGAGTGGAATCTTAAGATTAATAAAAATATTGTGGATAAAGCTAAAGTTGTGTTAAAATCGAATAATACAGGAGAGATTAAGTTGGTTTTAAAGCCTAAAGAGCTTGGCAGCATACGAATTAATTTAAACCTTGATTCTAATAATAATTTATTGGGAAAGATCGTGGTGGACAATCAAAATGTTAAAATGCTTTTTGACCAAAATATGCATTCATTAAATAAAATGCTTGGCGAAAGCGGTTTTAATGCCAGTTTAAATCTTTTTCTTGCAGGTGAGAATTTAAATTCTTTTTCTAAAAATTTTAGAGATGACTCTAGGGATCAAAATTTTCATTTTGGCTATAATAAATTTTTTAAAATTGAAGAAGAAGTTGAATTTTCTTACGATTTAGATAAAAATGTTAATTTAATTGTTTAGAGGACAGAGTGAAATGAGTAAAATGAATGGCATTGAAAATGTTTCTAATTTGACTAA
Protein-coding regions in this window:
- a CDS encoding FliI/YscN family ATPase, which codes for MSNFFENYLRQVDDIETISFVGRVQKIKGLLVESLGPQCAVGDLCLIDQRNNKKVCAEVLGFNGPYVSLMAYEGFSGIEVGNKVYSLNKGLEINLSDELLGRVIDSLGRPIDNKGSFLKNRYKELTFEKINPINRSIFEEQILTGVKVLDGFLPVAKGQRVGIFSGAGVGKSTLLGMIAKNSNADVNVIAFIGERGRELNEFIEHELGEERLKKSVLVVSTSDESPISRYKGAYVATMIAEYFRDQGKDVALLFDSITRFANAKREMSLSLGEPPVSKGYPPSVFVEIPILLERSGFNGNGGSVTGFYTVLVEGDDFTEPVADNIKAVLDGHIILDRDLFDRGIYPSINILSSTSRSINRIMSLEKQKLIMKARNLLSIYKNYEDLIRTGIYIKGSNKDVDFAISKYPKIIDFISQGINEIFDFENLEDEIREILS
- a CDS encoding flagellar FliJ family protein; this translates as MNDLNFKKQKLNRILTIRTYHRKLSERDLMNINKKISKINQFSDGIPNLLKRLSSLDALSIRGYIDYLNYKKKQNFKILEELKKHYNECYDIYVDKYREEKKIKILIKTLNNFIIKNREKKESLLLDEYVNYKVCQNLRIESE
- a CDS encoding periplasmic-type flagellar collar protein FlbB → MNNFLSFFFRAFFLLFLIFILFFFILFFIDFLGIYNTKRYFPEFVRTKFLGETSLVFDHNSNIILDEARLVKEREAIDIKNQQIEKLKEDLKLKEDSLNKLEFELKQKQKDLDLKQKVIDDIINKYNDEEANILQTAVYLMNMPPEDAVKRLEDLNPELAISYMRKIEELSKKEGRLSIVPYWLSLMDSKKAAVLIRKMSVSSLE
- a CDS encoding flagellar hook-length control protein FliK — its product is MSNLVNLSKAYGNKFNLLNTIKGLNLNVSKMESRENSGSFLNIISSESKRLAKAKLMIFDFLNFFKDNGLIAKNSKKSPLDKSFFLKKLENEAFVSDLKSLIAKMNVFLDFEGLNSIKENLSFNFDNFDFLNKGKFFEKIERLCLAFDDLSSFLGFDFLTALIDDHYNQISLNNKKEEKNVINIDVKNFKKNNSDHNDFVFSKFSLNTIDGQNFAGRYKVKEISDDSLKGFVEEFANYNIKSSKEVDSFDFVSSLKPEWNLKINKNIVDKAKVVLKSNNTGEIKLVLKPKELGSIRINLNLDSNNNLLGKIVVDNQNVKMLFDQNMHSLNKMLGESGFNASLNLFLAGENLNSFSKNFRDDSRDQNFHFGYNKFFKIEEEVEFSYDLDKNVNLIV